From the Eremothecium cymbalariae DBVPG#7215 chromosome 6, complete sequence genome, one window contains:
- the PDR16 gene encoding phosphatidylinositol transporter (similar to Ashbya gossypii ABL198C) translates to MIFFKKNNRKLSEEPSFSKAKFVTIGEPLRWVSSGTEQPTEEVFSDEQLEKYKAVLKHFSRPELVLPTVEATHDDGRHKMRPLSQYEKAWLTRECIIRYLKAVKWVVGEAINRLTLSIGWRRQFGISNFGEENGDSLTGETVSVENETGKEVILGFDKDRRPILYLKPGRQNTRTSRRQIQHLVFMLERVIDLMPPGQDTLTLLIDFRDHNDIPKVLGNSKTPPIGVGKEVLHILQTHYPERLGKALLTNIPWLAWSFLKMIHPFIDPQTRDKLVLDEPFENYVSLDQLDKSYGGYLDFVYDHKTYWPKLLEYTKNNRTHCMQRFHRFGGTVGLSEYDMIGHHDELKFPIDTSLLTS, encoded by the coding sequence atgatatttttcaagaaaaacAATAGGAAGCTTTCTGAAGAGCCTTCCTTCAGCAAAGCCAAGTTTGTTACAATTGGTGAACCATTGAGATGGGTGTCGTCGGGTACAGAACAGCCCACAGAAGAAGTGTTTTCGGATGAACAGTTGGAAAAGTACAAGGCGGTATTGAAACATTTTTCTCGACCTGAATTAGTTTTGCCTACGGTAGAGGCAACGCATGATGACGGTCGTCATAAGATGAGGCCGCTGAGTCAATATGAAAAAGCGTGGTTAACAAGGGAGTGTATAATCAGGTATTTGAAGGCTGTCAAGTGGGTTGTGGGCGAAGCGATCAACCGGCTAACATTATCAATAGGTTGGAGGCGGCAGTTTGGAATTTCAAACTTTGGTGAAGAGAATGGGGACAGTCTTACTGGGGAGACTGTATCAGTAGAAAACGAAACAGGTAAAGAGGTGATACTTGGATTTGATAAGGATCGTCGGCCGATTCTTTATTTGAAGCCTGGTAGGCAAAATACTAGGACATCTCGGAGACAGATTCAACATTTAGTTTTCATGTTGGAAAGGGTAATTGACTTGATGCCTCCAGGCCAGGACACTCTCACCTTATTGATTGATTTCAGGGATCATAATGATATTCCTAAAGTTCTTGGAAATAGTAAAACTCCTCCAATCGGGGTTGGTAAGGAAGTGCTCCATATTCTACAAACTCATTATCCTGAAAGGTTGGGAAAGGCATTGCTGACTAATATTCCATGGCTTGCGTGGAGTtttctgaagatgataCATCCATTTATTGATCCTCAAACCCGTGATAAATTAGTTTTGGATGAGccatttgaaaattatgtTTCGTTAGATCAGCTAGACAAATCTTACGGTGGTTACTTGGACTTTGTATATGACCACAAAACGTATTGGCCGAAATTGCTTGAATACACTAAAAATAATAGGACACATTGTATGCAGAGATTTCATCGGTTCGGTGGCACCGTAGGTTTGAGTGAATATGATATGATAGGTCACCATGATGAACTTAAATTTCCTATTGATACCTCACTACTAACTAGCTAA
- the CSL4 gene encoding exosome non-catalytic core subunit CSL4 (similar to Ashbya gossypii ABL199W), with protein sequence MSYKEKLPTEVYPGQLICPLYHTEEDSGSAVVYRFVPGPGVMIQKYTVNGQPIQVLSATLLGTVKINEESIKNDDSDEKPSSATLNVNSEKDGKDGPNEEKNRLLKNIIISVSSRSSENDSTDIVVDDDFANHLPKEGDIVLTRVTRISLQRANVEILAVENNASPIDSGCGSKGSNPLAPKGGSTSFSISQASSDLGETFRGVIRAQDVRASDRDRVKITESFKPGDIVRAQVLSLGDGSNYYMTTARNDLGVVFAKASNGAGELMYAIDWETMIAPSTGTAELRKCAKPF encoded by the coding sequence ATGTCGTATAAGGAGAAATTGCCAACTGAAGTTTATCCAGGACAGCTCATATGTCCTTTATATCATACTGAGGAAGATTCGGGGTCAGCTGTAGTGTACAGGTTTGTTCCTGGACCTGGTGTAATGATACAAAAATATACAGTAAACGGGCAACCAATACAAGTATTGTCTGCTACACTACTAGGAACAGTGaaaattaatgaagaaaGCATTAAAAATGATGACAGCGATGAAAAGCCATCTTCAGCTACATTAAATGTAAATTCTGAAAAGGACGGGAAGGATGGGCCTAACGAAGAGAAGAATAGGCTTCTGAAGAACATTATTATATCAGTGTCCAGTCGATCTTCCGAAAATGATTCAACGGATATAGTTGTTGACGATGACTTTGCTAACCATCTACCAAAAGAAGGCGATATTGTCTTGACAAGGGTAACCAGAATTTCTTTGCAACGGGCCAATGTTGAAATTCTAGCTGTTGAAAATAACGCTTCACCAATTGATTCGGGATGCGGTAGCAAAGGCTCCAATCCTCTGGCACCGAAGGGTGGTAGTACAAGTTTTTCCATTTCTCAGGCTTCTTCAGATCTTGGTGAGACGTTTCGGGGAGTAATACGGGCACAGGATGTTCGGGCCAGTGACCGCGATCGTGTTAAGATTACAGAATCATTCAAACCTGGTGACATCGTTAGAGCTCAAGTTTTATCCCTTGGAGATGGTTCGAATTACTACATGACCACTGCAAGAAACGATCTAGGTGTCGTATTTGCAAAGGCCAGCAATGGCGCTGGTGAACTAATGTACGCAATAGACTGGGAAACAATGATAGCACCCTCTACCGGTACCGCAGAATTACGCAAATGTGCTAAGCCGTTTTAG